From Novosphingobium decolorationis, one genomic window encodes:
- a CDS encoding lipoprotein-releasing ABC transporter permease subunit codes for MLLSPFEWTIAKRYMLPGKGERFIALVAGISLVAVMLGVAALVIVMSVMNGFRAELFDKIVSLNGHAIVQAYGGRLENWEEVLANARKTPGVTHASPLIEQPLMTTFNGRVEGILVRGNTQGDIDALADKVQEGSLKSLADGVSNIAIGSQLAQNLGARVGDTITIINPAGRPTPFGTVPRQIAYTVTAIFEIGIYDLDERYVIMPMANAQQLLLSGDTIGTIEITTSDPDRVSEFLAPLERQLKGKAVVTTWKQMNASLFEALAVERVAMFVVLSIIVLVAVFNILSSLIMLVRAKTRDIAILRTMGATRRSLIKVFVTAGFCIGAAGTVAGLILGAVFLYFRQPVVRLVETLTGQNLWDPSIRFLTELPARTDPLEIVIICVLSLVLSFLATLYPAFKAASTDPVQVLRYE; via the coding sequence TTGCTACTCTCTCCTTTCGAATGGACCATCGCCAAGCGCTACATGCTGCCCGGCAAGGGGGAGCGCTTCATCGCGCTCGTCGCCGGGATCAGCCTCGTGGCGGTCATGCTCGGCGTTGCCGCGCTCGTCATCGTGATGAGCGTGATGAACGGTTTTCGCGCCGAACTCTTCGACAAGATCGTCAGCCTCAACGGCCACGCCATCGTGCAGGCCTACGGCGGACGGCTGGAGAACTGGGAGGAAGTGCTTGCGAATGCGCGCAAGACACCCGGCGTCACCCATGCCTCGCCGCTGATCGAGCAGCCGCTGATGACCACCTTCAACGGCCGGGTCGAAGGCATCCTCGTGCGCGGCAATACGCAAGGGGACATTGATGCCCTGGCCGACAAGGTGCAGGAGGGCAGCCTGAAATCGCTGGCGGACGGGGTGAGCAACATCGCCATCGGCTCGCAGCTGGCCCAGAACCTGGGTGCGCGGGTGGGCGATACCATCACCATCATCAACCCGGCGGGGCGTCCGACGCCCTTCGGTACGGTTCCCCGGCAGATCGCCTACACGGTCACCGCCATCTTCGAGATCGGGATCTACGATCTCGACGAGCGCTACGTGATCATGCCCATGGCCAACGCGCAGCAGCTCCTCCTGTCGGGCGACACCATCGGCACCATCGAGATCACGACGTCCGATCCCGACCGGGTGAGCGAGTTCCTGGCCCCGCTGGAACGCCAGCTCAAGGGCAAGGCCGTCGTCACCACCTGGAAGCAGATGAACGCCTCGCTGTTCGAGGCGCTGGCGGTCGAGCGCGTGGCGATGTTCGTGGTCCTCTCGATCATCGTCCTCGTCGCGGTCTTCAACATCCTCTCCTCGCTGATCATGCTTGTGCGCGCCAAGACGCGCGACATCGCGATCCTGCGCACGATGGGCGCGACGCGCCGCTCGCTGATCAAGGTCTTCGTGACCGCGGGCTTCTGCATCGGCGCGGCGGGCACCGTCGCGGGCCTGATCCTGGGCGCGGTCTTCCTCTATTTCCGCCAGCCGGTCGTGCGCCTTGTCGAGACGCTGACGGGGCAGAACCTGTGGGACCCCTCGATCCGCTTCCTCACCGAGCTGCCCGCGCGCACCGATCCGCTCGAGATCGTCATCATCTGCGTGCTCTCGCTCGTCCTCAGCTTCCTCGCCACGCTCTACCCCGCGTTCAAGGCGGCGAGCACCGATCCTGTCCAGGTCCTTCGCTATGAGTGA
- a CDS encoding phosphatase PAP2 family protein — MLHSHPISRRKALIVAIFAWTGFALLAWAVLTGHTATIDRTALLFWRDGDLRPIGPVRLLEVVRDITALGGVLLRNLFALAAIVALVFLGHRRAASLLGLTVVLGWVVEVVIKLLVGRPRPEITLHLTEAGGSSFPSGHSFNSAVVFLAIALAFAGFSSRERVRVTILGAALATSLMVAWSRVWLGIHWPADALAGWLGGTAWAFSAAALLGPAARLTAAKSERFSAPSSALH, encoded by the coding sequence GTGCTTCACAGCCATCCGATCAGCCGCCGCAAGGCCCTGATCGTGGCGATCTTCGCCTGGACGGGCTTTGCGCTTCTGGCCTGGGCGGTGCTGACCGGCCACACCGCCACCATCGACCGTACCGCCCTGCTCTTCTGGCGCGACGGGGACCTGCGCCCGATCGGCCCTGTCCGCCTGCTCGAAGTCGTGCGCGACATCACGGCGCTGGGCGGTGTGCTCCTGCGCAATCTCTTCGCCCTCGCCGCCATCGTCGCGCTCGTCTTCCTGGGGCACCGCCGCGCGGCGAGCCTCCTGGGCCTGACCGTCGTGCTGGGCTGGGTGGTCGAGGTCGTGATCAAGCTGCTGGTCGGACGCCCGCGCCCGGAAATCACGCTGCACCTGACCGAAGCGGGCGGCTCCAGCTTTCCCAGCGGGCACAGCTTCAATTCGGCGGTGGTCTTCCTCGCCATCGCGCTCGCCTTTGCCGGCTTCAGTTCGCGCGAGCGGGTGCGCGTGACGATCCTGGGCGCCGCGCTCGCGACAAGCCTGATGGTCGCCTGGAGCCGGGTCTGGCTGGGCATCCACTGGCCCGCCGACGCGCTGGCCGGGTGGCTGGGCGGGACGGCGTGGGCCTTCTCGGCCGCTGCGCTCCTCGGACCGGCCGCACGGCTCACCGCGGCCAAGAGCGAACGCTTCAGCGCCCCGAGCAGCGCCCTTCACTGA
- a CDS encoding cryptochrome/photolyase family protein: MSSPVIVWFRRDLRLSDQAALVEAAAKGPVVPVYVLDDETAKHRAMGGASRWWLHHSLESLGAGLEEKGSRLILRRGRCEDVLPALAKEVGASEVHALRHYEPWWRNAEKAVGKALTLHLHHGNYLAPPGSVTTGAGQPYKIFTPFWRALHERLPPPDPLYRPHTIAAPESWPESEALDDWGLLPTRPDWAGGLRDFWTPGEEGAKARLKTFAEKASRYEGQRNLPARNGTSFLSPHLHFGEISPAQVWHATSSAGGSVATFLSEIGWRDYAQNVILQYPDYGGTSAREGFDDFPWRSGGQAQEDLEAWQQGRTGYPIVDAGMRELWHTGWMHNRVRMITASFLIKHLLIDWREGEKWFWDTLVDADYASNAVNWQWNAGSGVDSNMFVRIMAPLSQSEKFDAAGYIRQWVPELADLPAGEIHDPSPMARPKGYPQRLIEHRAGRERALGAWEQFKGE; the protein is encoded by the coding sequence ATGAGTTCACCTGTAATCGTTTGGTTCCGCCGGGATCTTCGTCTTTCCGACCAGGCTGCGCTGGTCGAGGCCGCCGCGAAGGGGCCGGTCGTTCCCGTCTATGTTCTCGATGACGAGACGGCCAAGCATCGCGCCATGGGCGGGGCCTCGCGCTGGTGGCTGCACCATTCGCTGGAAAGCCTTGGCGCAGGCCTGGAGGAGAAGGGCTCGCGCCTGATCCTGCGGCGCGGCAGGTGCGAGGATGTGCTCCCCGCTCTGGCGAAGGAGGTGGGGGCGAGCGAGGTTCATGCGCTGCGCCATTACGAGCCCTGGTGGCGCAACGCCGAGAAGGCGGTGGGCAAGGCGCTGACGCTGCATCTTCATCACGGCAACTACCTGGCGCCGCCCGGATCGGTGACGACGGGCGCGGGCCAGCCCTACAAGATCTTCACGCCCTTCTGGCGCGCGCTGCACGAACGCCTGCCCCCGCCCGATCCGCTCTATCGCCCGCACACCATCGCCGCGCCCGAAAGCTGGCCCGAGAGCGAGGCGCTGGACGACTGGGGTTTGCTCCCGACCAGGCCCGACTGGGCAGGGGGCTTGCGCGATTTCTGGACGCCGGGCGAGGAGGGCGCGAAGGCGCGCTTGAAGACCTTTGCCGAGAAAGCCTCGCGCTACGAAGGGCAGCGCAACCTGCCGGCGCGAAACGGGACCTCGTTCCTTTCGCCCCATCTGCATTTCGGCGAGATTTCCCCGGCGCAGGTGTGGCACGCCACGTCTTCGGCGGGCGGTTCGGTGGCGACGTTCCTCAGCGAGATCGGCTGGCGTGACTACGCGCAGAACGTGATCCTGCAGTACCCCGACTATGGCGGGACCTCCGCGCGCGAGGGCTTCGATGATTTCCCCTGGCGCAGCGGCGGCCAGGCGCAGGAGGACCTGGAGGCCTGGCAGCAGGGACGCACCGGCTATCCCATCGTCGATGCCGGGATGCGCGAGCTGTGGCACACCGGCTGGATGCACAACCGCGTGCGCATGATTACGGCGAGCTTCCTCATCAAGCACCTGCTGATCGACTGGCGCGAAGGCGAAAAGTGGTTCTGGGACACGCTGGTGGATGCGGACTACGCCTCGAACGCGGTCAACTGGCAGTGGAACGCTGGCTCGGGTGTCGATTCGAACATGTTCGTGCGGATCATGGCGCCGCTCAGCCAGTCGGAGAAGTTCGATGCGGCGGGCTATATCCGGCAGTGGGTGCCCGAACTGGCCGATCTGCCCGCAGGAGAGATCCACGATCCTTCCCCGATGGCGCGCCCCAAAGGCTATCCGCAAAGGCTGATCGAACACCGCGCCGGGCGCGAACGCGCGCTGGGAGCCTGGGAGCAGTTCAAGGGGGAATAG
- the purF gene encoding amidophosphoribosyltransferase: MNLTHPFRDADGDKLREECGVFGVIGAQDAANITAAGLHSLQHRGQEAVGITCFSGSDFRSHRGLGHVAQVFDNDTLETLPGAMASGHVRYSTTGGSGLRNVQPLYADLAAGGFSIAHNGNISNAMTLKRDLVMKGSIFQSTSDTEVIIHLVATSRYPTLLDKFIDALRMVEGGYALICMTNEGMMACRDPLGIRPLVMGRIGDAIVFASETVAFDVIGAEFIRAVEPGELVQVDFKGTISSHRPFGSPSPRPCIFEHVYFSRPDSVMDGISVYQARKQIGMELAKESPANADVVIPVPDSGVPAAIGYAQESGIPFELGIIRSHYVGRTFIQPGDAARHSSVKRKHNANRAIVEGKRIILIDDSIVRGTTSMKIVEMMRDAGAAEVHMRIASPPTQHSCFYGVDTPERSKLLAAKMDTQAMADFIKADSLAFVTIDGLYRAVGEPKRAKKCPQFCDACFTGDYPTRLTDFETSGSRA; encoded by the coding sequence ATGAACCTTACACACCCCTTTCGTGACGCCGACGGGGACAAACTGCGCGAAGAGTGCGGTGTCTTTGGCGTAATCGGAGCACAGGACGCGGCGAACATCACCGCCGCCGGTCTCCACTCCCTTCAGCATCGTGGCCAGGAGGCGGTGGGTATCACCTGCTTCTCGGGCAGCGATTTCCGGTCGCATCGCGGACTGGGCCACGTGGCCCAGGTCTTCGACAACGACACTCTCGAGACGCTTCCGGGCGCGATGGCCTCGGGCCACGTGCGCTACTCGACCACCGGTGGTTCGGGCCTGCGCAACGTGCAGCCGCTCTACGCCGATCTCGCCGCAGGCGGCTTCTCGATCGCGCACAACGGCAACATCTCGAACGCGATGACGCTCAAGCGCGACCTCGTGATGAAGGGCTCGATCTTCCAGTCGACCTCCGACACCGAGGTGATCATCCACCTCGTCGCGACGAGCCGCTACCCCACCCTTCTCGACAAGTTCATCGATGCCCTGCGCATGGTCGAGGGCGGCTACGCCCTCATCTGCATGACCAATGAGGGCATGATGGCCTGCCGCGATCCGCTGGGCATCCGCCCGCTGGTGATGGGCCGCATCGGCGATGCCATCGTCTTTGCCTCCGAAACGGTGGCCTTCGACGTGATCGGCGCGGAATTCATCCGCGCGGTCGAGCCGGGCGAGCTGGTCCAGGTGGACTTCAAGGGCACGATCTCGAGCCACCGTCCCTTCGGCAGCCCCTCCCCGCGCCCCTGCATCTTCGAGCACGTCTACTTCAGCCGTCCCGACTCGGTGATGGACGGGATCTCTGTCTACCAGGCGCGCAAGCAGATCGGCATGGAACTGGCCAAGGAATCGCCCGCCAACGCGGACGTGGTCATTCCCGTGCCCGACAGCGGCGTTCCCGCCGCCATCGGCTACGCGCAGGAATCGGGCATTCCCTTCGAGCTGGGCATCATCCGCTCGCACTATGTCGGGCGCACCTTCATCCAGCCCGGCGATGCAGCGCGCCATTCGAGCGTGAAGCGCAAGCACAACGCCAACCGCGCCATCGTGGAAGGCAAGCGCATCATCCTCATCGACGATTCGATCGTGCGCGGCACGACCTCGATGAAGATCGTCGAGATGATGCGCGATGCAGGCGCGGCCGAAGTGCACATGCGCATCGCCAGCCCGCCCACGCAGCACTCGTGCTTCTACGGTGTGGACACGCCCGAGCGCTCGAAGCTGCTGGCCGCCAAGATGGACACCCAGGCCATGGCCGACTTCATCAAGGCCGACAGCCTCGCCTTCGTCACCATCGACGGTCTCTACCGCGCGGTGGGTGAGCCCAAGCGCGCCAAGAAGTGCCCGCAGTTCTGCGACGCCTGCTTCACCGGCGACTACCCGACCCGCCTCACCGACTTCGAGACCTCGGGCAGCCGGGCATGA
- a CDS encoding RNA pyrophosphohydrolase, whose protein sequence is MTDYANLPYRPCVGVMLVNADGKVFVGKRIDTKEGNFWQMPQGGVDDGEDLKDAALRELFEETGVPADKAVILTRTKDELLYDLPDELLGKLWKGQFRGQRQHWFLARFEGSDEDIDLNAHEPAEFCDWKWVDGDDLPELIVPFKKRVYRSVLEEFRALI, encoded by the coding sequence ATGACCGATTACGCGAATCTTCCTTACCGCCCCTGCGTCGGGGTGATGCTTGTCAATGCCGACGGCAAAGTCTTCGTCGGCAAGCGAATCGACACCAAGGAGGGCAATTTCTGGCAAATGCCGCAGGGCGGCGTGGACGATGGCGAAGACCTCAAGGACGCCGCGCTTCGCGAGCTGTTCGAGGAAACCGGCGTGCCCGCCGACAAGGCGGTGATCCTCACCCGCACCAAGGACGAACTGCTCTACGACCTGCCCGACGAACTGCTCGGCAAGCTGTGGAAGGGCCAGTTCCGAGGCCAGCGCCAGCACTGGTTCCTCGCCCGCTTCGAAGGCAGCGATGAGGACATTGATCTCAACGCGCACGAACCGGCCGAATTCTGTGACTGGAAGTGGGTCGACGGCGATGATCTTCCCGAGCTCATCGTGCCCTTCAAGAAGCGCGTCTACCGCTCGGTGCTCGAAGAGTTCCGCGCGCTGATCTGA
- a CDS encoding PilZ domain-containing protein, translated as MASTGKQLYENAAQEDRSAPRERISIPASLRASGGKGYQTVVRDLSMSGFSATAMSRIHPGTYCWLTLPGMESMAAKVIWWDEGMVGCAFENLIAPIIYEDLMVRWRLKGWLGKSEG; from the coding sequence ATGGCCAGCACCGGCAAGCAGTTGTACGAGAATGCGGCGCAGGAAGATCGTAGCGCGCCGCGCGAGCGCATCTCCATTCCCGCCTCGCTGCGCGCGTCGGGCGGCAAGGGGTACCAGACCGTCGTGCGCGACCTTTCGATGTCGGGCTTCTCAGCCACGGCCATGAGCCGCATCCACCCCGGCACCTACTGCTGGCTCACCCTGCCGGGCATGGAATCGATGGCCGCCAAGGTCATCTGGTGGGACGAGGGCATGGTCGGCTGCGCCTTTGAAAACCTCATCGCCCCAATCATCTACGAAGACCTCATGGTGCGCTGGCGCCTGAAAGGCTGGCTCGGCAAGAGCGAAGGCTGA
- a CDS encoding metal-dependent hydrolase: MDNITHSLTGWALAETGLKRRTRKGLAACVLAANMPDIDVFFGWAPWAPLAMHRGFTHGLVGGVLVMPPLLAGLLWLLDRWQVKRGATFASGLEMRPWWLLALCYLGALTHPLLDLQNTYAVQLLSPTSTRWFHTDGLFIVSPWLLAMLGAGIFLARRRAKAGTGFAGRAAIAGLAGVILFIGANIGISQMAGAALRNAPPRAHPDRVFASPGPLAFWRREVVWRANGALGYANYDPLSAPGTLSDVLAPEPDNMERPEVRRAIAASGELRDFLDWSQMPFARISREGCTETVTVGDGRYARGGFADGFRVEVELPLSEGRCSGR, encoded by the coding sequence ATGGATAACATCACCCACAGCCTGACCGGCTGGGCGCTCGCGGAAACCGGCCTCAAGCGGCGTACGCGCAAGGGCCTCGCGGCCTGCGTGCTGGCGGCAAACATGCCCGATATCGATGTGTTCTTCGGCTGGGCGCCCTGGGCGCCGCTGGCCATGCACCGGGGCTTCACCCATGGCCTCGTCGGCGGGGTGCTGGTGATGCCCCCGTTGCTGGCCGGGCTGCTGTGGCTGCTCGATCGCTGGCAGGTAAAGCGGGGGGCCACTTTTGCGAGCGGGCTGGAGATGCGTCCCTGGTGGCTTCTGGCGCTGTGCTATCTGGGCGCGCTTACCCATCCCTTGCTCGACCTTCAGAATACCTATGCGGTGCAGCTCCTGTCCCCCACCAGCACGCGCTGGTTCCACACCGATGGGCTGTTCATCGTCTCGCCCTGGCTGCTGGCGATGCTGGGGGCGGGGATCTTCCTCGCACGGCGCAGGGCGAAAGCGGGCACGGGCTTTGCGGGCAGGGCCGCCATCGCGGGCCTTGCGGGCGTAATCCTGTTCATCGGCGCGAACATCGGGATCTCGCAGATGGCGGGTGCCGCGCTGCGCAACGCGCCGCCCCGTGCCCATCCAGACCGGGTCTTTGCCAGCCCCGGCCCGCTTGCCTTCTGGCGGCGCGAGGTGGTCTGGCGGGCGAACGGCGCGCTCGGTTATGCCAATTACGATCCGCTGTCCGCCCCTGGGACCCTCAGCGATGTCCTGGCGCCCGAACCTGACAACATGGAGCGGCCCGAGGTTCGCCGGGCCATAGCGGCATCGGGCGAGTTGCGCGATTTTCTCGACTGGTCACAGATGCCCTTCGCCCGCATATCGCGCGAGGGCTGCACCGAGACGGTCACGGTCGGAGACGGCCGCTATGCGCGCGGCGGGTTCGCGGATGGCTTCCGGGTCGAGGTGGAACTTCCCCTCAGTGAAGGGCGCTGCTCGGGGCGCTGA
- a CDS encoding SDR family NAD(P)-dependent oxidoreductase yields the protein MSAAPATTFEGQIALVTGASRGIGAATAKALAAAGAHVVLTGRDTKALETVEEAIFEAGGSATIAPVDLVEPDGIARLATAVSQRWGKLDILVINAAILPELTSVADIDQRVFNKALTTNVLASQALIANFDPLLRKSPDARVIGMTTTVAGAPRAFWGAYGATKAALEVLLDCYAQETEKTSKIRVAIVNPGATRTAMRARAYPGEDPATVKTPETVAERMVELLTEPFPSGHREFLNQAK from the coding sequence ATGAGCGCGGCCCCGGCAACGACGTTCGAGGGCCAGATCGCCCTGGTGACCGGCGCCAGCCGGGGCATCGGGGCGGCCACCGCCAAGGCGCTCGCGGCTGCGGGTGCCCACGTGGTGCTCACCGGCCGCGACACCAAGGCGCTGGAAACGGTCGAGGAAGCAATTTTCGAGGCTGGCGGGTCGGCGACCATCGCCCCTGTCGACCTCGTCGAGCCCGACGGCATCGCGCGCCTCGCCACGGCCGTTTCGCAGCGCTGGGGCAAGCTCGACATTCTTGTCATCAACGCCGCGATCCTGCCCGAGCTGACGAGCGTCGCCGACATCGACCAGCGCGTGTTCAACAAGGCGTTGACCACGAACGTGCTCGCCTCGCAGGCGCTCATCGCCAATTTCGATCCGCTCCTGCGCAAGAGCCCGGACGCGCGCGTGATCGGCATGACCACGACCGTCGCGGGCGCCCCGCGCGCCTTCTGGGGCGCCTATGGCGCGACCAAGGCCGCGCTCGAGGTCCTGCTCGACTGCTACGCGCAGGAAACCGAAAAAACCTCGAAGATCCGCGTCGCCATCGTTAACCCTGGTGCGACCCGCACCGCGATGCGCGCACGCGCCTATCCGGGCGAGGATCCCGCGACCGTCAAGACCCCCGAGACCGTCGCCGAGCGCATGGTAGAGCTCCTTACCGAGCCTTTCCCCAGCGGGCACCGCGAATTTCTTAACCAAGCGAAGTAA
- a CDS encoding RsmB/NOP family class I SAM-dependent RNA methyltransferase has translation MTPSARVQAAIEILDLVIEAARSNGAPADRIIADWFRARRFAGSKDRRAVRELTYRAIRACGEVPETGRAAMLRVAQENPDIAELFDGSRHAPAAISADEPVAARGAAPYWLMMRLANSGIDAEAAAHMLDRAPLDIRLNTLKGTPDDLPEGAEKTQAVNGWRYPPDTRIEPTEAYASGAIEVQDTGSQLTCEVVAAAPGETVVDLCAGAGGKTLALAASMANTGRLIACDSDRTRLSRLAPRAERAGTLPIETLLLNPGKEPAGLSGLVGAADAVLVDAPCSGTGTWRRNPEARWRLTDTQILRYAATQARLLDIAASLVKPDGRLVFVTCSLLDAEGADQAEGFLARNPGWQAEAIALPAGTPRGAGLRLSPGQDGTDGFFVARFKRL, from the coding sequence ATGACCCCTTCCGCCCGCGTTCAGGCCGCGATCGAGATTCTCGACCTCGTGATCGAGGCGGCGCGCTCCAACGGTGCGCCTGCCGACCGCATCATCGCCGACTGGTTCCGCGCGCGCCGCTTCGCCGGCAGCAAGGACCGGCGTGCGGTGCGCGAGTTGACCTACCGTGCGATCCGGGCCTGCGGGGAAGTGCCCGAAACGGGCCGTGCGGCGATGCTGCGCGTGGCCCAGGAAAACCCCGATATCGCCGAACTCTTCGACGGTTCGCGCCACGCACCCGCCGCGATCTCGGCTGATGAACCGGTGGCGGCCCGCGGGGCGGCGCCTTACTGGCTGATGATGCGCCTGGCGAACAGCGGTATCGATGCCGAGGCGGCCGCGCACATGCTCGACCGCGCGCCCCTCGATATCCGTCTCAACACGCTCAAGGGCACGCCGGATGACCTGCCCGAGGGCGCGGAGAAGACGCAGGCCGTCAACGGATGGCGCTATCCTCCCGACACCCGGATCGAGCCGACCGAGGCGTATGCGAGCGGCGCCATCGAGGTGCAGGACACCGGTTCGCAGCTGACCTGCGAAGTGGTGGCCGCCGCGCCCGGTGAGACGGTCGTGGACTTGTGCGCGGGCGCGGGCGGCAAGACCCTGGCGCTGGCCGCGAGCATGGCCAACACCGGCCGCCTCATCGCTTGCGACAGCGACCGCACGCGCCTCTCGCGCCTTGCGCCGCGCGCCGAGCGGGCGGGCACGTTGCCCATTGAAACGCTTCTCCTGAACCCGGGCAAGGAGCCCGCCGGGCTGTCAGGCCTGGTCGGGGCGGCCGACGCTGTGCTGGTGGACGCGCCGTGCTCGGGCACGGGCACCTGGCGCCGCAACCCCGAGGCGCGCTGGCGCCTCACCGACACGCAGATCCTGCGCTACGCCGCCACGCAGGCGCGCCTGCTCGACATCGCGGCAAGCCTGGTGAAGCCCGATGGGCGTCTCGTCTTCGTGACCTGTTCGCTGCTCGATGCCGAGGGTGCGGACCAAGCCGAAGGCTTCCTTGCGCGCAATCCGGGCTGGCAGGCCGAGGCGATTGCGCTTCCCGCCGGAACACCGCGCGGGGCCGGGCTTCGCCTCTCGCCGGGCCAGGACGGAACCGACGGGTTTTTCGTCGCGCGCTTCAAACGGCTGTGA
- a CDS encoding tetratricopeptide repeat protein, which translates to MRYTPAAVALSLVAAVSSSVLHSEASATLDPRASALMEQGQASLKAGATGQAVDAFEAALAVEPGSVAVLVALAEAERAKGLTGKAIRYYRIALERDPRNLAALAGEGIALAEKGATEKANRRLARLETLCGADCAQTRDVSAAIARGPSPENAAKVVSAPEVKTTPGTQSANQ; encoded by the coding sequence ATGCGTTACACGCCTGCTGCCGTTGCCCTCTCTCTTGTTGCTGCCGTCTCTTCCAGCGTGCTCCATTCGGAGGCGAGCGCGACGCTCGACCCGCGTGCGAGCGCGTTGATGGAGCAGGGGCAGGCAAGCCTGAAAGCGGGCGCTACGGGGCAGGCTGTCGATGCCTTCGAGGCGGCGCTGGCGGTCGAGCCGGGCAGCGTGGCCGTCCTTGTCGCGCTCGCCGAGGCCGAGCGGGCCAAGGGCCTTACCGGCAAGGCGATCCGGTACTACCGCATCGCGCTCGAACGCGATCCGCGCAATCTCGCGGCCCTGGCGGGGGAGGGTATTGCCCTGGCCGAAAAGGGCGCGACCGAGAAGGCGAACCGTCGCCTTGCGCGGCTGGAGACCCTGTGCGGTGCCGACTGCGCGCAGACCCGGGACGTTTCGGCGGCGATTGCCAGGGGCCCTTCGCCCGAAAACGCGGCCAAGGTCGTGAGCGCACCCGAGGTCAAGACCACGCCGGGCACGCAGAGCGCCAACCAGTAA
- a CDS encoding glutathione peroxidase — MPDPRTIADFSARLPSGETVGLADRLGRVVLVVNTASKCGFTPQYKGLEALYRTYGPRGFEVMAFPCNQFGRQEPGSAEDIAQFCEINFGLSFPVMGKIEVNGANADPLFQWLKAEAPGVLGTRAIKWNFTKFLIDREGHVVRRYGPTEKPVTLSRDIETLL; from the coding sequence ATGCCTGATCCACGCACCATCGCCGATTTCTCGGCGAGGTTGCCTTCTGGCGAGACGGTGGGCCTGGCCGACCGTCTCGGCAGGGTGGTGCTGGTGGTCAACACCGCCAGCAAGTGCGGTTTTACCCCGCAGTACAAGGGCCTGGAGGCCCTCTATCGCACCTACGGTCCGCGCGGGTTTGAGGTCATGGCCTTTCCGTGCAACCAGTTCGGCCGGCAGGAGCCCGGCTCGGCCGAGGATATCGCCCAGTTCTGCGAGATCAATTTCGGCCTCTCCTTCCCCGTGATGGGCAAGATCGAGGTCAACGGCGCGAACGCCGATCCTCTCTTCCAGTGGCTCAAGGCCGAGGCACCGGGTGTTCTGGGCACCAGGGCGATCAAGTGGAACTTCACCAAGTTCCTGATTGATCGCGAAGGCCATGTCGTGCGCCGCTACGGCCCGACCGAAAAGCCCGTCACACTTTCCCGCGATATCGAGACGCTGCTCTGA
- a CDS encoding ABC transporter ATP-binding protein, whose protein sequence is MSDPLVVPAPADPSTDPVVRLEGVTRSFEQGGVRIDVLRGVNLAVQPGEIVALLGPSGSGKSTMLQAIGLLEGGFGGRIEIAGIDASHLGKDARAAVRRDHIGFVYQFHHLLPDFNAIENVVLPQLITGRARAACEERATQLLTALGLGKRLDHRPSKLSGGEQQRVAVARALANSPRLVLADEPTGNLDEATADTVFAQFLELVRGQGSAALVATHNERLAAAMDRVVRLHEGVLA, encoded by the coding sequence ATGAGTGATCCTCTCGTCGTTCCGGCCCCGGCCGACCCGTCCACCGATCCGGTCGTGCGCCTTGAGGGCGTGACCCGCAGCTTCGAGCAGGGGGGCGTGCGCATCGACGTGCTGCGCGGCGTGAACCTTGCCGTGCAGCCGGGCGAGATCGTCGCGCTGCTGGGGCCCTCGGGCTCGGGCAAGTCGACCATGCTCCAGGCTATCGGTCTTCTTGAGGGCGGCTTTGGCGGGCGCATCGAGATCGCCGGGATCGACGCCAGCCACCTGGGCAAGGACGCGCGCGCGGCGGTGCGGCGCGATCACATCGGTTTTGTATACCAGTTCCACCACCTCCTCCCCGATTTCAACGCGATCGAGAATGTGGTTCTGCCCCAGCTCATCACGGGCCGCGCACGCGCGGCCTGCGAGGAGCGGGCAACCCAGCTTCTCACCGCGCTGGGGTTGGGCAAGCGGCTCGATCATCGTCCCAGCAAGCTCTCGGGCGGCGAGCAGCAGCGCGTGGCGGTGGCCCGTGCGCTGGCCAATTCGCCCCGGCTGGTGCTGGCGGACGAGCCGACCGGCAACCTCGACGAGGCCACCGCCGACACTGTCTTTGCCCAGTTCCTCGAACTCGTGCGCGGGCAGGGCAGCGCGGCGCTTGTCGCGACCCACAACGAGCGTCTGGCCGCGGCGATGGACCGCGTGGTGCGCCTGCATGAGGGCGTGCTTGCCTGA